The genomic stretch CTGTGGTAAAATAATCGCCCAACGGTATATTTCCTTCAGTAATTTGCTTTGCTGATAAAGAATCTAAGTTCTTTTTTACTCTTTGTTTGTTTATTTCCCTTACCAATTCATTTCTAATTTCTGAATCATTCATAAGTTGATTGAGTGAAATGGTTAATATAGAAGGATGCCCTACTTTAAGTTTCTCATCTAAATGGATGAGTGTTGTTACCTCTGGTTTTATGGCTAGCACAGTGCCAGTATCACTAGTATAAATAGTTTTATAAATAATTTTATTTTTCTCTAGCTGAGTATTTTGCGATTCTCCACCTGTTTTTGATGGAATTGAAACTCCTTTAAAGTTTACTTTGGTTCCTTTAGGAGTATTTGGCTCATGATCCATGTAATCAGGAACACCGTCAGCGTCAGAGTCTATTGCTCTACCATTTGCATCTACTGTTGCGCTTCGAGAAGTAAAAGGATCCTCGTCCATAAAGTCCGGTATGCCATCACCATCAACATCTAGAGCTTTCCCGCTTCCATCGACTGCTACACCTTCTGGGGTCTCAGAATCTTTATCATAAAAATCAGGTACACCATCGTTATCAGTGTCGCGGTTTAAAACTGCAAGTCGGTCATCAATATCGGTTTGATAAGCACGGAATTCTTTTTTCGAAACACATGATGAAAAGAATAAGAGGGAAACTATTAAAACAAATGCAATGAACTTCCAGTCGGCTCTTAAAATATGAGATTTCATAAGAATTGGTTTGATTGGTTAAGAAAAATCAAGTTATTAATTATTTGAGTATTTCACATGTAAAAGAGGAGACTTATGAAGTTTTATACGGTCATCTGTCAACCTGAGGTACCAGAAATCAGCTTGTGCCATTTTTCGTTAACGGTCATTACCAAATTTTTCAATCTATAAACAAAATGTAGCTCATGCCATTAAGCCTCTCTAAAGTATGTTTTAATGGAGTCTACCTTATTTGAAATTCTTGATACTATCGGAATCTTTGCCTTTGCTATGAGTGGCGCCACTCTGGCCATTAAAAAACGATTTGACGTTTTCGGAATTTTCGTTTTAGCCTTTGTAACAGCTGTTGGTGGAGGCACTCTTCGAGATTTGCTAATAGGAACCAATGCAGTTTCCTGGATTAGGGATAATCAACTTATTTATACCGTTACAGCAGGTGCCATAGCAGCTATTATTCTCTTTAAGATTATCCATCGGCTCAATTTGTTCGTTTATATTTTTGACGCTATTGGCCTTGGGCTTTTTACAATTGCCGGAATAGAAAAAGGACAGATTCTGGAGCTCAACATGTTTATGTGCATAGCACTGGGAGCCATATCGGCAACTTTTGGAGGTGTGCTTCGTGATATATTGAGCGGAGAAAAGCCGATGCTCCTTACGCGAAAGGAAATATATGCGAGTGCCAGTATAGCTGGAGGCTTTGTTTATTTTGGATTAGCAGCCCTTGGAATTTCAAATCAAATCACAGCTTTTGCAGCAGTGCTATTTATAATCTTCGTTCGCATAATCACACATCAATACGATATACGCATGCCGGAATTATATAGGGAGGAAAGTGTTGAATAGTTTCGAACTTAGGTTGAGAAGGTAAGTAAGGGCACGAGCGGGACACTCGCGCAAACTGGGATGTTTATCATTCATTATTTTCCAGAAATCCAAGGTTAAGAAGTCGAACTTTACCTGCGCGATCGCCAAGCTTTATTCTCCATCTTTTTTCCATGAATTCTAAAAGAGACAGACCTCTTTCAAGAATATGGATAGGTGTCCAAGAATCTTCTTTTGAAACTTCTATTTCTGAGTATGAACCAAATCTATAACTAACAGTCGTTTCAGCGTTATCTCTCTTGTCAATAAAGCATTTATCTTGAAGACTTGAATTTTTCGGTTTAGATAGGGGTAGTAGATTACCCAGGGAATTTTTAAGTTTATTTTTTTGGGCACTAGTGTATGTACTGTAATCTGTCTGCCAACATTTTTTTCTGCTATTCTGTGGATAGATGTGTTCGACACTAATGTAGTCAGTCTTTTCTTGTGTAAATTCTACCCAGTTTATTTTTGACGTATTTGTTTTAGATCCACTTTTCAAATGTTGCTCATACTCAAAAAGAAAATAACGTATCCCAGACCAACTGTAAAAACCATTCTTAAATTCGCTAACCAAGTTTTCAAATGAGATCTCATTTTGAAGTAGTTTTTGAATACGATGGTTAAGTATTTCCGTTACCTCTTCAACGGATTTGGTTTCATTTGAATATTCGGTAGCCAAAATTAATGCACTTGATTCTTGAGGGCCAAAAATGGCGTATCTGAAGTAGAAGCCTAATAATGACAAAACAAACTTTTCGCGCTCAATCACCCTAAGAAGGCCAAGTCTTTTTTTCGCATCAGATTCCTTTTGATAAATTAGCATTAGTAGAGGAGCATAATCAGAAAAACCTATTCTTTCGAGTCTATCTAACCACATTCGCTCTTCCTCAAGAATATATTTATTCTCGATAGGGTTGAAAAGGTAATACCAAGATTCAACTGATCGCTGCAAACTATTAGCATAATTATAAATATCCTTTACTGAAAGTGACTTTGCTCCATTCCCAGACGAGGATTCATTGGAAATGTGCTGATTGAAATTTGGTTTATCAATGTTCTTTAGGGTAAACTTCTCATCAAGCAAATAGCTACTGAAATCATTTCTGTAAGCGCGATGAATTTTTCTAAAGTGTGAATTATATTCTGTAGGTATAGCCTCGTCATTTGAAATAATTTCAGATGAAAAGCTGATTAAGAAATGATTATATAAAAATTTATCATCATCAAGTGGTTTTTGCTTGTTTTTGCCAAGATGATGGTAAACAGATTTCCAGCAATCATTTATCTTTCTTCTTAGGTCGACTCTTTCGTATTCTTCAATATTGTACTTGGTTGTTAGGAAAATTAGCCTATTTTTTAGTAATTCCAGAATGGAGAGGACTTTTCCTCTGTTATTCATCACTTCAAAAGCTACGTGCACATCTATATCACTTGATATTGCATAGATGTTAAACAGAAAATGCTGAGTTATCTTAGTAAAGATCTCTTCTATTTGATCATGAGTGAGCTTAGCCAGCTGTTCTTTAAAATATTCTTTTGCATTTTCTAGATTATGTGTGTAAATGGTTTCTTCTCTATGATATGCTCTCTCTTAATTATTGTTGAAGATTTTTGTTTTTAGAAACTCATAGCTTGGATTATCCTTATGGTAACCAAAAATGTAGGATCCTGATATGCCATCTGGCTGGCTATCGAATATGTATCTTTTCTTAATTTCTGATAATGTCAAATATCCTAAAGTTGCATTTTGGTCGATACTTTCAAGAATGGACTGAATTAGTATTAATGAGGTAGTTAATCGCTGTTGGCCATCGACAACATAAAAAGGTTCAAAGTTTTTGGATGAAATAATCCATTCGTCATCATCCCATGTCTTATAATCGATGGGTGGCACATCTTCAAAAGTGAGAACACCAACGTAATGGTTTTGACCGTTTTCTAGTTGAACAATATCGGCCCAAAAATCTTTTAGTTGTTTATTTGTCCAAGCATATCCCCTCTGATAGTCCGGGATTCTTAGTAATCGTTCAGTGAATAACTTAGAAAGTGACTTTAGTTGATTATCCATTTTGCCCAAGTTTTTTTGTTAAAAGTTGAAATACATCGTCATTACGCCTGTATCACCCCAGGGTTATAAGCCTTTTCAATAGGAGCCTGATTCGCGGCTTCAATTCCCATACTAATCCAGGTGCGGGTTTGCAGTGGATCGATAATGGCATCGGTCCAAAGTCGTGCAGCAGCGTACTCCGGCTTAGTTTGCTTTTCGTAGCTAGCCGTAATGCGGTCTAAAAGTTCCTTTTCTACCTCAGGAGTAATTTCTTCGCCTTTGGCTTTTAGGCTGGCGGTTTCTATTTGTAGCAATACTTTGGCGGCTTGCGCTCCACCCATTACTGCAAGGTTAGCAGTAGGCCAGGCCACAATAAGGCGTGGGTCATAGGCTTTTCCACACATGGCGTAGTTTCCGGCACCGTAGCTGTTTCCAATAATGATGGTAAACTTAGGTACCACCGAGTTTGCCATGGTACTCACCATCTTGGCGCCATCTTTAATGATACCACCATGCTCGCTGCGCGATCCTACCATAAATCCTGATACATCCTGAAGGAATACCAGTGGGATTTTCTTTTGGTTACAGTTGGCAATAAAGCGTGAAGCCTTGTCGGCACTGTCAGAGTAAATCACACCGCCAAACTGCATTTCGCCAGTTTTGGTTTTTATCATTTCGCGGTTGTTGGCCACTATACCTACAGCCCAGCCGTCAATGCGGGCGTATCCGGTAACTATGGTTTTTCCGTAACCTTCCTTGTATTCTTCAAATTCGCTATTGTCTACCAAGCGCTCTATGATTGCTTTCATATCATACTGCTTGGTGCGGTCTACCGGTAGCAGTCCGTAAATTTCTTTTTCGTCTTTGGCGGGTTTGGCAGGCTCAGTACGGCTAAATCCTGCTTTGTTAGATTCACCAATCTTATCCATTATAGTTTGGATGGTTCTCAAAGCATCAGGGTCATCCTCGCTTTTATAATCCGTCACACCCGAAATTTCACAATGGGTAGTAGCTCCACCCAAAGTTTCATTGTCAATATTTTCGCCAATAGCGGCTTTTACCAGGTACGAACCAGCAAGGAAAATGCTTCCTGTTTTATTTACGATAAGTGCTTCATCACTCATAATAGGGAGGTAGGCACCACCGGCCACGCAGCTTCCCATAATGGCCGAAATCTGGGTAATACCCATAGAGCTCATAATGGCATTATTGCGGAAAATACGTCCGAAATGTTCCTTATCCGGGAAGATTTCATCCTGCATTGGCAAATACACACCAGCGCTATCTACCAGATAAATAATAGGAATTTTGTTTTCCATCGCGATCTCCTGAGCACGTAGGTTTTTCTTACCTGTAATGGGGAACCAGGCTCCCGCTTTTACTGTGGCATCATTGGCTACCACCAGGCAAATGCGTCCTTTTACATAACCCATCACTACCACTACGCCACCACCGGGGCAGCCGCCATGCTCGGCATACATATCATATCCGGCAAAAGCACCAATCTCAATCTGTGGACGGTTTTTATCCAGCAAATAAGCCACGCGCTCACGCGCGGTCATTTTACCTTTTGCCTTGTGCTTCTCGATTCGCTTTTCGCCACCACCAAGGTGAATTTTCTCAAGTTTTTGCTTTATATCTGAAACCATTAGTTTCAGTTTGTCTTCGTTCTTGTTGAATTCCAGGTCTTGTGCCATTGTAAGTTTTATAAATAGGTTGTTGTAGGTTATAGGTTAAAAGTTAAAAGGACTAAGTGTAAAGTGTGCCGTTTCCGTGCACCAAACATATAACCTATAACTTTCAACATTTAACCTCTTCAATAACATTTATCAATTACCCATTCCGCTTCTTTGCGCACTATCGCATTATCCTGATGAGGATCGCTGATGAAAAGGGTAAAATGATTTTTCTCTTTATACACAGAAACAAAAATGATCTCTGGAACGCCATCTCCTGTAAAATCGCCATACCAGTATATTTCGGGCATTCCGCATTGTCCGTTGTGTACTAGTTCTTCTGTAATATTTTGCTCTACGGGCAAAAAGTATTTTTCGCCTTTAAGGCTAAGTTTGTAATTGGTCAATTCAGGGCAGGGGCCGCTACTTTCTACATTT from Owenweeksia hongkongensis DSM 17368 encodes the following:
- a CDS encoding acyl-CoA carboxylase subunit beta, whose product is MAQDLEFNKNEDKLKLMVSDIKQKLEKIHLGGGEKRIEKHKAKGKMTARERVAYLLDKNRPQIEIGAFAGYDMYAEHGGCPGGGVVVVMGYVKGRICLVVANDATVKAGAWFPITGKKNLRAQEIAMENKIPIIYLVDSAGVYLPMQDEIFPDKEHFGRIFRNNAIMSSMGITQISAIMGSCVAGGAYLPIMSDEALIVNKTGSIFLAGSYLVKAAIGENIDNETLGGATTHCEISGVTDYKSEDDPDALRTIQTIMDKIGESNKAGFSRTEPAKPAKDEKEIYGLLPVDRTKQYDMKAIIERLVDNSEFEEYKEGYGKTIVTGYARIDGWAVGIVANNREMIKTKTGEMQFGGVIYSDSADKASRFIANCNQKKIPLVFLQDVSGFMVGSRSEHGGIIKDGAKMVSTMANSVVPKFTIIIGNSYGAGNYAMCGKAYDPRLIVAWPTANLAVMGGAQAAKVLLQIETASLKAKGEEITPEVEKELLDRITASYEKQTKPEYAAARLWTDAIIDPLQTRTWISMGIEAANQAPIEKAYNPGVIQA
- a CDS encoding DUF262 domain-containing protein produces the protein MDNQLKSLSKLFTERLLRIPDYQRGYAWTNKQLKDFWADIVQLENGQNHYVGVLTFEDVPPIDYKTWDDDEWIISSKNFEPFYVVDGQQRLTTSLILIQSILESIDQNATLGYLTLSEIKKRYIFDSQPDGISGSYIFGYHKDNPSYEFLKTKIFNNN
- a CDS encoding thrombospondin type 3 repeat-containing protein, with translation MKSHILRADWKFIAFVLIVSLLFFSSCVSKKEFRAYQTDIDDRLAVLNRDTDNDGVPDFYDKDSETPEGVAVDGSGKALDVDGDGIPDFMDEDPFTSRSATVDANGRAIDSDADGVPDYMDHEPNTPKGTKVNFKGVSIPSKTGGESQNTQLEKNKIIYKTIYTSDTGTVLAIKPEVTTLIHLDEKLKVGHPSILTISLNQLMNDSEIRNELVREINKQRVKKNLDSLSAKQITEGNIPLGDYFTTELHLEDSSFTKSLIIGTNFQSFNELGNNELKWSWKLIPQEKSSGTSQEILVIVKSLDSNKELIKAYQEPLSFEIVPRKTWFEDLVSLTRNPQWQITAVLFPVIGFFAGIWKEKRTTG
- a CDS encoding trimeric intracellular cation channel family protein; this translates as MESTLFEILDTIGIFAFAMSGATLAIKKRFDVFGIFVLAFVTAVGGGTLRDLLIGTNAVSWIRDNQLIYTVTAGAIAAIILFKIIHRLNLFVYIFDAIGLGLFTIAGIEKGQILELNMFMCIALGAISATFGGVLRDILSGEKPMLLTRKEIYASASIAGGFVYFGLAALGISNQITAFAAVLFIIFVRIITHQYDIRMPELYREESVE
- a CDS encoding HNH endonuclease family protein, with protein sequence MHVAFEVMNNRGKVLSILELLKNRLIFLTTKYNIEEYERVDLRRKINDCWKSVYHHLGKNKQKPLDDDKFLYNHFLISFSSEIISNDEAIPTEYNSHFRKIHRAYRNDFSSYLLDEKFTLKNIDKPNFNQHISNESSSGNGAKSLSVKDIYNYANSLQRSVESWYYLFNPIENKYILEEERMWLDRLERIGFSDYAPLLMLIYQKESDAKKRLGLLRVIEREKFVLSLLGFYFRYAIFGPQESSALILATEYSNETKSVEEVTEILNHRIQKLLQNEISFENLVSEFKNGFYSWSGIRYFLFEYEQHLKSGSKTNTSKINWVEFTQEKTDYISVEHIYPQNSRKKCWQTDYSTYTSAQKNKLKNSLGNLLPLSKPKNSSLQDKCFIDKRDNAETTVSYRFGSYSEIEVSKEDSWTPIHILERGLSLLEFMEKRWRIKLGDRAGKVRLLNLGFLENNE